A single window of Montipora capricornis isolate CH-2021 chromosome 14, ASM3666992v2, whole genome shotgun sequence DNA harbors:
- the LOC138033600 gene encoding differentially expressed in FDCP 6 homolog, whose protein sequence is MAILTTREATLKEGYLFKQSRTVWKLWKARFFILKTTGLFYYKKKSHCSGLALGVIAFRDISMQVDEVGDKKRKFCLKIHADGKTFSLCCFSEEERNSWMAAILTAVTSFVIERHEGERLDDEYVMRERSLSRSKSLDAIDRARIKPSGTSDKANGLSASATDLDRIVFRETQKTPLAKRKQKAFSHWDFKKRSSYISFDLI, encoded by the coding sequence atggcaattttaacgactCGTGAAGCGACGCTTAAGGAGGGATATTTGTTTAAACAAAGCAGAACTGTGTGGAAACTCTGGAAAGCGAGATTCTTCATTCTTAAAACGACTGGCTTATTTTACTACAAGAAAAAGAGTCACTGTAGTGGCTTGGCCCTCGGAGTTATTGCATTCAGGGATATTTCAATGCAAGTTGACGAGGTGGGCGACAAAAAGCGAAAGTTTTGTTTAAAGATTCATGCTGATGGAAAAACATTTAGTCTGTGCTGTTTCTCAGAAGAGGAAAGAAATTCGTGGATGGCAGCCATTCTGACAGCAGTGACTTCGTTTGTGATCGAACGACACGAAGGAGAGAGATTGGATGACGAATACGTGATGAGAGAAAGAAGTTTGTCACGTTCGAAATCACTTGATGCAATCGATCGAGCGCGAATTAAACCTTCTGGAACATCAGACAAAGCAAATGGCTTAAGTGCTAGTGCGACGGACCTTGATCGCATAGTTTTTCGAGAAACCCAGAAGACACCGCtagcaaaaagaaaacagaaagcattTTCACACTGGGACTTCAAAAAGAGAAGTAGTTACATTAGCTTTGACCTGATATAG